A genomic window from Thunnus thynnus chromosome 12, fThuThy2.1, whole genome shotgun sequence includes:
- the LOC137194039 gene encoding phosphatidylinositol 4-phosphate 5-kinase type-1 gamma-like isoform X4 yields the protein MDWRTAETGDDGIPREEAAAGLCLQLDLGDTDPAKRGQITEMPSPFGAGAAHEKKIGHRRVDASGETTYKKTTSSALKGAIQLGIGYTVGNLSSKPERDVLMQDFYVVESIFFPNEGSNLTPAHHFPDFRFKTYAPVAFRYFRELFGIRPDDYLYSLCNEPLIELTNPGASGSIFYVTRDDEFIIKTVMHKEAEFLQKLLPGYYMNLNQNPRTLLPKFFGLYCVQCGGKNIRVVVMNNILPRSVRMHLKFDLKGSTYKRRASKKEREKSKPTFKDLDFLSDIPEGLTLDQDTYSALVKTLQRDCLVLESFKIMDYSLLLGIHNKTQAEREHQSQGSPAGGGDEKKPAAQRALYSTAMESIQGGSTCRDTLDHDDTMGGIPAVGSKGERLLLFIGIIDILQSYRMIKKLEHSWKSLIHDGDTVSVHRPGFYAERFYKFCSTIVFKKSCSLRSSPSKRGRGALSSKSSAGGAGSAGQRPSLTDERQENLDNLENLRGAHSFAMLEDNGREPPCTPPSFEDATTASIATTLSSNNSLPTTPFDTPEHPRYRRQMHSPNVARSQKEVVEVHEKKQETITVEVELSKIPKSTELTQMTEKISPSHLSPQRPPRVISSSSRPSISQSSAHSSSTLPPSFVSSSSTAQSACQSSSTLASSIRPSTKPLTSPTAAQSSTLSSTISHSSAKSTLSTSTASSARNAATLASASAFTPICPAFPQSSTQSSFHHLPSTPPSSHPPSPQVPQQALRTSCNQLSVSSSHNSLEGEVQVSDIYFQNQEDRGWVYSPLHSGSESRRGSGESET from the exons ATGGACTGGAGGACTGCGGAAACCGGGGATGACGGGATACCGAGGGAAGAAGCGGCCGCCGGCCTCTGTCTACAGCTTGACCTGGGGGACACCG ATCCAGCCAAGAGGGGTCAGATAACAGAG ATGCCGTCCCCATTCGGAGCGGGTGCAGCTCATGAGAAGAAGATTGGCCACAGGAGAGTAGATGCCTCAGGAGAGACAACATACAAGAAG ACCACCTCCTCTGCCTTAAAAGGAGCCATCCAGCTGGGTATTGGGTATACTGTTGGTAACCTCAGCTCCAAGCCCGAGAGAGATGTGCTGATGCAGGACTTCTATGTGGTCGAAAGCATCTTCTTTCCCAA TGAGGGCAGTAACCTCACTCCGGCCCACCACTTTCCAGACTTCAGGTTTAAAACTTACGCCCCTGTGGCCTTTCGTTACTTCCGGGAGCTGTTCGGGATCCGACCAGATGACTACTTG TATTCTCTATGTAATGAGCCACTGATTGAACTGACGAATCCGGGAGCTAGTGGCTCCATATTCTACGTAACCCGAGATGATGAGTTCATCATCAAAACTGTCATGCATAAGGAGGCAGAGTTTCTGCAGAAACTGCTTCCTGGATACTATATG AACTTGAACCAGAACCCTCGAACTTTGCTGCCAAAGTTCTTTGGCCTCTACTGCGTCCAGTGTGGGGGCAAAAACATCCGAGTTGTTGTGATGAACAATATTTTACCGCGCTCTGTACGCATGCACCTAAAGTTTGACTTGAAAGGCTCCACTTACAAGAGGCGAGCATCCAAGAAGGAGCGGGAGAAGTCCAAACCCACTTTTAAAGACCTGGACTTTCTGAGTGATATTCCCGAGGGCCTCACTCTGGACCAGGACACATACAGCGCTCTGGTCAAAACCCTGCAAAGAGACTGTCtg GTGCTGGAGAGTTTTAAGATCATGGACTACAGTTTGCTGCTTGGGATCCACAACAAGACACAAGCTGAGAGAGAGCATCAGTCCCAGGGCTCACCTGCAGGCGGTGGGGATGAAAAGAAGCCCGCAGCTCAGAGAGCCTTGTATTCCACTGCAATGGAGTCTATACAGGGAGGCTCCACATGCAGGGACACTCTGGATCATGATGACAC TATGGGTGGTATTCCAGCTGTGGGAAGTAAAGGAGAGCGCCTCCTGCTGTTCATTGGAATCATTGACATTCTGCAGTCCTACAG AATGATAAAGAAACTGGAGCACAGTTGGAAGTCCCTCATCCATGATGGG GACACAGTGTCAGTTCACAGACCTGGTTTCTATGCTGAAAGGTTTTACAAATTCTGTAGCACCATTGTCTTCAAGAAGAGCTGCT CATTGCGATCGTCTCCATCTAAGAGGGGGCGAGGAGCTCTCTCATCCAAGTCCAGTGCTGGTGGAGCGGGTTCAGCTGGGCAGCGTCCCTCACTGACAGACGAGAGGCAGGAAAACCTGGACAACTTGGAGAACCTACGAGGAGCTCACAGCTTTGCCATGTTGGAGGACAATG GGAGAGAGCCACCCTGCACTCCTCCTTCCTTTGAAGATGCTACCACAGCATCTATCGCTACCACGCTCTCCTCTAACAACTCCCTACCCACCACCCCCTTCGATACACCAGAGCACCCACGCTACAGGAGACAGATGCACTCCCCAAATGTGGCCAG GTCTCAAAAAGAAGTAGTTGAGGTTCATGAGAAAAAGCAGGAGACCATAACAGTGGAGGTGGAACTCAG TAAAATCCCAAAGAGCACGGAGCTCACACAGATGACAGAAAAGATCTCTCCCAGCCACCTGTCCCCTCAGCGTCCGCCGCGTGTCATTTCTTCATCCTCCCGTCCCTCTATTAGTCAATCCTCAGCACATTCCTCCTCCacccttcctccttcctttgtatcttcctcctccacagctcAGTCAGCTTGCCAGTCATCCTCCACACTTGCTTCATCCATCCGTCCGTCCACCAAACCCCTCACCTCTCCCACAGCCGCTCAATCTTCCACCCTCTCTTCTACAATCTCTCACTCATCCGCAAAATCCACACTTTCCACATCGACAGCCTCGTCAGCTCGTAACGCCGCCACCCTCGCTAGTGCTTCAGCATTTACCCCCATCTGCCCCGCCTTCCCTCAGTCCTCCACCCAGAGCTCCTTTCACCATCTCCCCTCgacccctccctcctcccacccTCCAAGCCCTCAGGTGCCCCAGCAGGCGCTGCGTACGTCGTGCAATCAGCTCTCTGTGTCCAGCAGCCACAACTCATTGGAAGGGGAGGTGCAGGTTTCCGACATCTATTTT CAGAATCAGGAGGATCGGGGCTGGGTGTACTCTCCTCTGCACTCTGGCTCGGAGTCCAGAAGGGGCTCTGGGGAGAGTGAGACA tAA